A genomic segment from Gadus morhua chromosome 4, gadMor3.0, whole genome shotgun sequence encodes:
- the LOC115542285 gene encoding E3 ubiquitin-protein ligase TRIM47 isoform X2, which yields MLIPCRLCLGMAYANTSWSEENFSCPICLDVFNSPVTTPCGHNFCRTCITKFWDEQVRYKCPVCNELFRTRPDLRVNILLVEMVDRFGVRVKEQPCVEPGEVPCDLCTGTQLKAVKSCIVCFTSYCQTHLEPHQRVAGLKKHRLVQPMDRLEDRMCKKHNQLLELFCKTEQVCVCQFCTEGDHRSHPVVPLKEEYEVKTVQLGKIEAEVPQMIQERKLKIKKIKDTVDMSKKDADREIADGGQVFTAMIGCVEKCRDDFNQTVNENLKSTEKQAEDLIKELEQEIEDLTNRSSEVKQLSDTKDHLHFLQAFRSLKDPPTTRAWKTVEVRPPSYVGTLRRSLDQLEKTLNMEMKKRVTLDPDTAHPKLLLSEDGKSVNHGGVMKKLPNNMKLKKLPDLKPGVKRYACELTLDPNTAHRHLSLSKDNRRVMQLGITQRIGVYLHQSAGILSFYGVSPDVGGSSAKRTHIHTFHSTFTHDLYPGFLLCDSRSKVSLCQL from the exons ATGCTAataccttgtcgtctgtgtctaggaatggcctatgctaacacttcctggtctgaggagaacttttcatgtcccatctgtctggatgtgttcaacagcccagttaccacaccatgtggacacaacttctgcagaacctgtattacaaagttctgggatgaacaagtccggtacaaatgtcctgtttgcaacgagCTTTTTCGTACTAGACCTGATCTACGGGTGAATATTCTCTTAGTAGAGATGGTTGATCGGTTTGGtgtacgagtaaaagagcagccttgtgttgaaccaggagaagttccGTGTGAcctctgtactgggacccagctgaaggccgtaAAGTCCTGCATAGTGTGTTtcacctcttactgccaaacccacctggagccacatcagagagtagcaggcctgaagaaacatcggctggtccagcctatggaccgtctggaagacaggatgtgtaagaaacacaatcaattactggagctcttctgcaagactgaacaggtgtgtgtgtgtcagttctgcacagagggtGACCACAGGTCCCaccctgttgtacctctaaaggaggaatatgaagtgaagacagtccagctggggaagatagaggctgaagttccgcagatgatccaggagagaaaactaaAGATAAAGAAGATCAAAGACACAGTAGACATGAGCAAGAAAGAcgcggacagagagatagccgatggtgggcaggtcttcactgctatgataggctgtgttgaaaagtgccGGGATGATTTCAACCAAACGGTTAATGAGAacctgaaatccacagagaaacaagctgaagacctcatcaaagagctggagcaggaaatagaagatctgaccaatagaagctcagaggtgaagcagctctcagaCACTAAAGACcatctccacttcctccaggccttcagatccctgaaggatcctccaacCACCAGGGCCTGGAAGACGGTGGAGGttcgtcctccgtcatacgtagggaccttgaggagatccctggatcagttGGAgaagacactgaacatggagatgaagaagcgtgtgactctggatcctgataccgCTCATCCCaagctcctcctctctgaggatgggaaaTCAGTAAATCATGGAGGTGTAATGAAGAAACTCCCAAACAACATGAAGTTGAAGAAGCTGCCTGACCTGAAACCAGGTGTTAAGAGGT ATGcttgtgaactcacactggacccgaacacagcccacagacatctctctctgtctaaggACAACAGAAGGGTGATGCAGCTTGGAATAACACAGAG GATAGGAGTGTATCTGCACCAATCTGCTGGCATTCTGTCCTTCTACGGTGTGTCCCCAGATGTAGGAGGGTCCTCAGCAAAAcggacacacatccacaccttccattCCACATTCACTCACGACCTCTACCCTGGGTTTCTGTTATGTGATTCTCGTTCCAAAGTGTCGTTGTGtcagttatag
- the LOC115542285 gene encoding tripartite motif-containing protein 16 isoform X1, with amino-acid sequence MLIPCRLCLGMAYANTSWSEENFSCPICLDVFNSPVTTPCGHNFCRTCITKFWDEQVRYKCPVCNELFRTRPDLRVNILLVEMVDRFGVRVKEQPCVEPGEVPCDLCTGTQLKAVKSCIVCFTSYCQTHLEPHQRVAGLKKHRLVQPMDRLEDRMCKKHNQLLELFCKTEQVCVCQFCTEGDHRSHPVVPLKEEYEVKTVQLGKIEAEVPQMIQERKLKIKKIKDTVDMSKKDADREIADGGQVFTAMIGCVEKCRDDFNQTVNENLKSTEKQAEDLIKELEQEIEDLTNRSSEVKQLSDTKDHLHFLQAFRSLKDPPTTRAWKTVEVRPPSYVGTLRRSLDQLEKTLNMEMKKRVTLDPDTAHPKLLLSEDGKSVNHGGVMKKLPNNMKLKKLPDLKPGVKRYACELTLDPNTAHRHLSLSKDNRRVMQLGITQRYPDHPQRFDYHRQVLCREGMTGRCYWEVEWEGVVAIGVTYRRMHRRGMYADSQLGWNIHSWCLHCDDGYDDCFGGDNCSAWYNGSVTVLPPPPYHFNRIGVYLHQSAGILSFYGVSPDVGGSSAKRTHIHTFHSTFTHDLYPGFLLCDSRSKVSLCQL; translated from the exons ATGCTAataccttgtcgtctgtgtctaggaatggcctatgctaacacttcctggtctgaggagaacttttcatgtcccatctgtctggatgtgttcaacagcccagttaccacaccatgtggacacaacttctgcagaacctgtattacaaagttctgggatgaacaagtccggtacaaatgtcctgtttgcaacgagCTTTTTCGTACTAGACCTGATCTACGGGTGAATATTCTCTTAGTAGAGATGGTTGATCGGTTTGGtgtacgagtaaaagagcagccttgtgttgaaccaggagaagttccGTGTGAcctctgtactgggacccagctgaaggccgtaAAGTCCTGCATAGTGTGTTtcacctcttactgccaaacccacctggagccacatcagagagtagcaggcctgaagaaacatcggctggtccagcctatggaccgtctggaagacaggatgtgtaagaaacacaatcaattactggagctcttctgcaagactgaacaggtgtgtgtgtgtcagttctgcacagagggtGACCACAGGTCCCaccctgttgtacctctaaaggaggaatatgaagtgaagacagtccagctggggaagatagaggctgaagttccgcagatgatccaggagagaaaactaaAGATAAAGAAGATCAAAGACACAGTAGACATGAGCAAGAAAGAcgcggacagagagatagccgatggtgggcaggtcttcactgctatgataggctgtgttgaaaagtgccGGGATGATTTCAACCAAACGGTTAATGAGAacctgaaatccacagagaaacaagctgaagacctcatcaaagagctggagcaggaaatagaagatctgaccaatagaagctcagaggtgaagcagctctcagaCACTAAAGACcatctccacttcctccaggccttcagatccctgaaggatcctccaacCACCAGGGCCTGGAAGACGGTGGAGGttcgtcctccgtcatacgtagggaccttgaggagatccctggatcagttGGAgaagacactgaacatggagatgaagaagcgtgtgactctggatcctgataccgCTCATCCCaagctcctcctctctgaggatgggaaaTCAGTAAATCATGGAGGTGTAATGAAGAAACTCCCAAACAACATGAAGTTGAAGAAGCTGCCTGACCTGAAACCAGGTGTTAAGAGGT ATGcttgtgaactcacactggacccgaacacagcccacagacatctctctctgtctaaggACAACAGAAGGGTGATGCAGCTTGGAATAACACAGAGGTATCCTGACCACCCACAAAGATTTGACTACCATAgacaggtgttgtgtagagagggaatgactggccgctgttactgggaggtagagtgggaaggagtggtggctataggagtgacatacagacgAATGCATAGGAGAGGAATGTACGCTGACAGTCAGCTTGGATGGAATATACATTCGTGGTGTCTTCATTGTGATGATGGTTATGATGATTGTTTTGGTGGAGATAATTGctctgcctggtacaacggtaGTGTCACAGTattgcctccccccccctatcACTTTAACAGGATAGGAGTGTATCTGCACCAATCTGCTGGCATTCTGTCCTTCTACGGTGTGTCCCCAGATGTAGGAGGGTCCTCAGCAAAAcggacacacatccacaccttccattCCACATTCACTCACGACCTCTACCCTGGGTTTCTGTTATGTGATTCTCGTTCCAAAGTGTCGTTGTGtcagttatag